DNA sequence from the Sinomonas terrae genome:
CGACGGCATCGCCCGCCTCGCCGCAACCGGAATGTCCATTCCCGCGATGCGCGAGTATCTCGACCACCGGCTTGACGGCGCCGCCGGCGCGGCGCAGGAACGTGCACTGCTCATCGACCAACAAGAGCTTCTCGAGCAGGAGGCACACCGCGTGCGGCTGCGGCAGGAGTACGTCGATCTCAAGATCGCGTATTGGCAGGCGGTCGAAAAAGGCGACGAAGCAGGCGCTGTGGAAATCGCCGACCGCGCACGCCTCGCCGCGACCTCGATGCGCCAGAGCATCGAAGAGACCACCGAGTAACGCGCAGCGGACCGCCTCTCTAGAGAGCACATCGCCGAAGTCCGCGGGGCTGTCCAGCGCCCGGGCGGCGCTCATCAGCGCGCCGCGAAACGTCACGAAGGAGAACAACATGTCCGAACCAACCCCTACCGTGACGCTCAACAACGGCGTCGAGATGCCCGTCCTCGGCTTCGGCGTCTTCCAGATCCCCGCCGAGGAAACGGAACAAGCGGTCCTCGACGCGCTCGAGCTCGGGTATCGGTCTATCGACACCGCGGCCGCCTACCAGAACGAGGAGGCCGTTGGCCGGGCGATGGCGAAGAGCGGGGTCCGGCGCAACGAGCTGTTCGTCACCACCAAGCTTTGGATCCAGGACGCCGGTGAGGAGGCTGCGCTGCAGGCGTTCGAGACGTCGATGAGGAAGCTGGGGCTTGACTACCTCGACCTGTGGCTGATCCACCAGCCGTACGGCGACTACTACGGCTCATGGCGCGCGATGGAACAGCTCTACGAGCAGAAGCGCGTTCGCGCGATCGGCGTCAGCAACTTCTACCCCGACCGCCTCGCCGATCTCATCACCCACAACACAGTGGTCCCGGCGGTCAATCAGATCGAGACGCACCCCTACTTCCAGCGAATCGACGACGAGCAGGTCATGCGCGACAAAGGCGTGCAGATCGAAGCGTGGTCGCCGCTGGCGCAGGGGCAGCACGGGCTCCTGCAAGACCCGGTGCTGACGGAGATCGGAACCCGCTACCAGAAGTCCACCGCGCAGGTGGTTCTGCGCTGGCTGACGCAGAGGGGGGTCGTCGCCGTCGTCAAGTCGACGAAGCCGCCGCGCATGCGGGAGAACTTCGACGTCTTCGATTTCGAGCTCACCGACGACGAGATGAGCCAGATCGGTGCTCTCGACGGCAAGAGCGGTCCGTCCTTCGACCACCGCGACCCGGCGGGCGTCGACTTCATCAACAACATGAACCTGACCTGACCGCTCGAGCTCCAGCGAACGAAAGGACCAACCAACATGAACAAAACACTCATGCTCCATAACGGCGTCGCAATGCCCGTGGTGGGCTTCGGCGTCTTCCAGACCCCGCCGGAGGAGACCGCCACCGCGGTGAAGACCGCCCTCGAGGCCGGCTACCGGCACATCGATTCGGCGTCCTCGTACTTCAACGAGCAGGGCGTTGGCGAGGGCATCCGCCGTTCCGGCATCGACCGCTCGGAGATCTTCATCGAGACGAAGGTCTGGGTATCCGACTACGGCTACGGTGAGACGCTGCACGCGTTCGAGAAAAGCGCAGCGAAGCTCGGCGTGGACCAGATTGACCTGCTGATCCTGCACCAGCCGATGCCGCAGCACTTCGACAAAACCCGCGAGGCATACGGCGCACTCGAGACGATGCTCGCCGACGGCAGGGTCCGTGCGATCGGCGTCAGCAACTTCATGCCGCACCACCTCGACGCGCTCATGGAGACCGCCACTGTCGTCCCCGCAGTCAACCAGATCGAACTGCACCCGTACTTCACACAGCCCGCCGTCCGAGAGGCCGACTCGCAGCGCGGCATCGTGACGCAAGCGTGGTCACCGATCGGCGGCATCACCTTCTACCCGGGCTTCGGCAAGGACCGCAAGAGCGTCCTCGAGGACGAAACCGTCGCGGCAATCGCTGAATCGCACGGCAAGACGCCCGCGCAGATTCTCATACGCTGGCACATCCAGGAGGGTC
Encoded proteins:
- a CDS encoding aldo/keto reductase; this translates as MNKTLMLHNGVAMPVVGFGVFQTPPEETATAVKTALEAGYRHIDSASSYFNEQGVGEGIRRSGIDRSEIFIETKVWVSDYGYGETLHAFEKSAAKLGVDQIDLLILHQPMPQHFDKTREAYGALETMLADGRVRAIGVSNFMPHHLDALMETATVVPAVNQIELHPYFTQPAVREADSQRGIVTQAWSPIGGITFYPGFGKDRKSVLEDETVAAIAESHGKTPAQILIRWHIQEGRSAIPKSTNPSRIAENFDVFDFELSADEIAALDGLDTGRRLGPDPDERDPSQWGLEIPEA
- a CDS encoding aldo/keto reductase, with translation MSEPTPTVTLNNGVEMPVLGFGVFQIPAEETEQAVLDALELGYRSIDTAAAYQNEEAVGRAMAKSGVRRNELFVTTKLWIQDAGEEAALQAFETSMRKLGLDYLDLWLIHQPYGDYYGSWRAMEQLYEQKRVRAIGVSNFYPDRLADLITHNTVVPAVNQIETHPYFQRIDDEQVMRDKGVQIEAWSPLAQGQHGLLQDPVLTEIGTRYQKSTAQVVLRWLTQRGVVAVVKSTKPPRMRENFDVFDFELTDDEMSQIGALDGKSGPSFDHRDPAGVDFINNMNLT